ATTACCAAAAAATCAACATCACCGATGGTTTCCTGTCTTCTTCGCAAAGAACCGGCCATGTCAACTTTTTCCACTTCTTTTAAATTTTCCAATTTTTGATAAATTTCTTTGGCCATTGGCAAAATTTCTCCCAAAAGAAATCTTCCCTTGCTCCTTTTTAAAAATTTAATTCCTTCCAAAACATTTTTTTCTGTTTTTTCGCCAAAGCCGAAAAGCGGAGCAATTTTATGCGACTGAGCCGCTTTTTCCAAATCTTTTAAATCTTTGATTTTTAATTTTTCGTAAAGTATTTTTATTTTTTGAGGACCCATTCCTTCAACTGCCGTTAATTCATCTATTTTAACCGGGGTTTGTTTTTTCAGTTTTTGATAATATTTTATTTTACCTGTTTTTAAATATTCTTCCATTTTCAAAGCAATGCTCTCGCCCACCCCGGGAATTTTCTCCAATCCTTTTAATCCGTCTTGGTGATAAATATCTTCCACTGACTCTTCCATTGTTTCCAAAGTAAGAGCCGCTTTTTGATAAGCATAGGGTTTAAAAGCCACTCCTTCCATTTCAAGGTATTCGGCTATTTCGTAAAATATTTTGGCTAATTCTTGATTTTTCATATATTTTTATATACTCTATAGCGAAATTCGCCTGAACGATGTCGCGGGAAAAGTCTTAGAAAATTAAGAAGTTTTGCAGAAAAATTCATCTGTCTGACGACTTATTCGGGAGGAGTTATGAATTTTTCTGAAGCAAAACTATTTTAATTTTCAAGACTTTGGAGTGTTGAGTGAAGACGAATTTCGCAGTCCTTCTATTGTAAATTACTCACGCAAATTGACAAGCCTATTATCATTATGTATAATAAAGCCATGACTTTATTCAGCGGAATACAACCTACCGGACTGCTCCACATCGGAAATTATTTTGGAGCAATTAAAAATTGGGTAAAACTTCAAGAAAAATATCCGAGTATTTTTTGTATTGTTGACTATCACGCCATTACCATCCCTTATGACCCGAAAACAATGCAAGATAAAATTTTAAATTTAACCATTGATTTGATTGCCTGCGGCATTGACCCTAAAAAATCAATTATTTTCGTCCAATCGCAAGTTCCGGAAGCAACTGAATTAACCTGGATTTTAAATACGATTACCCCAATTGGCGAACTTCGCCGAATGACTCAATTTAAAGATAAAAGCCAAGAACATCCAGAAAGCGTTAATATGGGTCTTTTTGATTATCCGGTTTTAATGGCGGCCGATATTTTGCTTTACAAAGCGCAAATAGTCCCGGTTGGCGAAGATCAAGTTCAACATTTGGAATTAACCAGAGAAATTACCAGAAAATTCAACAAAACATTCGGTCAAACATTTCTTGAACCAAAATCAATTTTAACCCAAGGATCACGAATTATGAGTTTAACTGACCCGAGTAAGA
This portion of the Patescibacteria group bacterium genome encodes:
- a CDS encoding helix-hairpin-helix domain-containing protein codes for the protein MKNQELAKIFYEIAEYLEMEGVAFKPYAYQKAALTLETMEESVEDIYHQDGLKGLEKIPGVGESIALKMEEYLKTGKIKYYQKLKKQTPVKIDELTAVEGMGPQKIKILYEKLKIKDLKDLEKAAQSHKIAPLFGFGEKTEKNVLEGIKFLKRSKGRFLLGEILPMAKEIYQKLENLKEVEKVDMAGSLRRRQETIGDVDFLV
- the trpS gene encoding tryptophan--tRNA ligase, with the translated sequence MTLFSGIQPTGLLHIGNYFGAIKNWVKLQEKYPSIFCIVDYHAITIPYDPKTMQDKILNLTIDLIACGIDPKKSIIFVQSQVPEATELTWILNTITPIGELRRMTQFKDKSQEHPESVNMGLFDYPVLMAADILLYKAQIVPVGEDQVQHLELTREITRKFNKTFGQTFLEPKSILTQGSRIMSLTDPSKKMSKSSGPETYISLSDSPETIFKKLSTAMTDPARQRKTDPGTPDKCNLYHLHKLVSSSKELDYIAKGCQKAQIGCLECKKLLADNLAKELAPIQKKRKELAENPEKIKKILANGTEQARKIAQKTLIEVKKKMGLS